The following are encoded together in the Nyctibius grandis isolate bNycGra1 chromosome 5, bNycGra1.pri, whole genome shotgun sequence genome:
- the RRP7A gene encoding ribosomal RNA-processing protein 7 homolog A, with protein MAAAVERVVAAAPAGYTALAVKFGERQRSPHYLLVKEHQVREGAGTTHPPRRTLFVLNVPPYCSPDSLSRLFARCGQVQSVDICEKPALGEKKEKLTSKFFNCKTVTGFQVAYVVFRKPAGVQAAKALSQEGPLLISTESHPVKTGISKWIASYAASVVDREELKAEVDAYMQDYDKKIVEEEAKAAKEEGVPDEEGWVKVTRKGRKPGLPRTEAANLRVLEREKQKRARKELLNFYAWQHRETKREHIAQLRKKFEEDKQRIALMRAQRKFRPY; from the exons ATGGCGGCCGCCGTGGAGCGTGTGGTTGCAGCAGCGCCGGCGGGTTACACGG CTTTGGCGGTGAAGTTCGGGGAGCGGCAGCGCTCGCCTCACTACCTGTTGGTGAAGGAGCACCAGGTGCGGGAAGGGGCCGGCACCACGCACCCGCCTCGCCGCACCCTCTTCGTCCTCAACGTTCCCCCGTACTGCAGCCCG GACTCTCTGTCTAGGCTGTTCGCCCGCTGCGGGCAGGTCCAGTCCGTGGACATCTGTGAGAAGCCAGcgctgggagagaaaaaagaaaaactcacgTCCAAATTCTTCAACTGCAAAACTGTAACG GGATTTCAAGTAGCATACGTGGTGTTCAGGAAACCAGCTGGTGTCCAGGCAGCCAAAGCCCTATCACAGGAAGGTCCCTTGCTGATATCAACAGAGAGTCACcctgtgaaaactggcattagCA AGTGGATCGCCAGCTACGCGGCCTCAGTCGTGGATCGGGAGGAGCTGAAGGCTGAGGTGGATGCCTACATGCAAGACTATGACAAAAAGATAGTGGAG GAAGAAGCCAAAGCGGCCAAGGAGGAGGGCGTTCCGGATGAGGAGGGCTGGGTGAAGGTAACGAGGAAGGGCCGGAAGCCCGGCCTGCCCCGGACAGAGGCTGCCAACCTGCGGGTGCTGGagagggagaagcagaaaagggcCCGTAAAGAGCTGCTCAACTTCTATGCCTGGCAGCATCGTGAGACCAAGAGAGAGC ACATCGCCCAGTTGAGGAAGAAGTTTGAGGAGGACAAGCAGAGAATCGCCCTGATGCGAGCGCAGCGCAAGTTTCGGCCGTACTAA